In a single window of the Corvus hawaiiensis isolate bCorHaw1 chromosome 19, bCorHaw1.pri.cur, whole genome shotgun sequence genome:
- the MYADML2 gene encoding myeloid-associated differentiation marker-like protein 2, with protein sequence MESTGGPYLNTAAVTSPVGIARLLQMTFGCTTFSLVAHQGGFSAAYGTFCMFVWTFCFAITVFIITCEFTHLHSCLSLSWGNFTAAFAMLATLMSITAAVIYPLYFVQVGCYPIGCEVRDFRIAASVFAGLLFVAYATEVFLTRAKPGQVTSYMATISGLLKIVQAFVACIIFGALVNDSQYGKYVATQWCVAVYSFCFVVTVVVVAFSVTGKTALLWFPFERSVVIYTFGAVLLYMSAAVIWPVFCFDSKYGSPRRPGLCAKGKCPWDSQLVIAIFTYVNLLLYVLDLAYSQRIRFVSHL encoded by the coding sequence ATGGAGAGCACGGGAGGGCCATATctgaacacagctgctgtgACTTCCCCTGTAGGAATAGCTCGATTGCTGCAGATGACCTTCGGATGTACCACATTCAGCCTGGTTGCCCACCAAGGGGGGTTCAGTGCCGCATATGGCACCTTCTGCATGTTTGTCTGGACCTTCTGCTTTGCCATCACTGTGTTCATCATCACCTGTGAGTTCACACACCTGCACAGCTGCCTGAGTCTCTCCTGGGGAAACTTTACTGCTGCTTTTGCCATGCTTGCCACACTCATGTCCATCACAGCTGCAGTGATCTACCCGCTCTACTTCGTCCAGGTGGGCTGTTACCCCATCGGCTGTGAGGTGAGAGATTTCCGCATTGCAGCCAGCGTCTTTGCGGGCCTTCTGTTTGTCGCGTATGCCACTGAGGTGTTCTTAACCAGGGCAAAACCAGGACAAGTCACCAGCTACATGGCTACTATCTCTGGGCTCTTGAAAATCGTTCAGGCCTTTGTGGCCTGCATCATCTTTGGGGCACTGGTGAACGACAGCCAATATGGTAAATACGTGGCGACACAGTGGTGTGTGGCTGTCTACAGCTTTTGCTTTGTGGTGACAGTGGTGGTAGTGGCCTTCAGTGTCACAGGTAAGACTGCCTTGCTGTGGTTCCCTTTTGAGCGTTCTGTGGTCATCTACAcctttggggctgtgctgctctacATGAGTGCTGCGGTCATCTGGCCAGTGTTCTGCTTTGACAGCAAGTATGGCTCCCCACGACGCCCTGGCCTCTGCGCCAAGGGGAAGTGcccctgggacagccagctggtGATTGCCATCTTCACCTATGTCAACCTGCTGCTCTATGTCTTGGACCTGGCATACTCCCAGCGCATCCGCTTTGTCTCACACCTCTGA